The proteins below come from a single Prochlorococcus marinus CUG1415 genomic window:
- a CDS encoding glutaredoxin family protein, whose protein sequence is MKIFIFVRQGCCLCDSLKNKLAKINLNELFPNLEELKEIDIDRFDLYQDKYKKYDYEVPVIAVEGLRSKDIIELPRISPRLKDDQLKNWFQKNINTIIKK, encoded by the coding sequence ATGAAAATATTTATTTTTGTTAGGCAGGGATGTTGCCTTTGTGATTCACTAAAAAACAAACTGGCAAAAATAAATCTTAATGAGTTATTCCCTAATCTAGAAGAGCTTAAAGAAATTGATATTGATAGGTTTGATTTATATCAAGATAAATATAAAAAATATGATTATGAAGTGCCTGTTATTGCTGTTGAAGGACTTAGGTCCAAGGACATTATAGAATTGCCTCGTATTTCCCCAAGATTAAAAGATGATCAATTAAAGAATTGGTTTCAAAAAAATATTAATACCATTATCAAGAAATAA